Proteins from a genomic interval of Amphiura filiformis chromosome 9, Afil_fr2py, whole genome shotgun sequence:
- the LOC140160192 gene encoding galanin receptor 2a-like, whose amino-acid sequence MASLILNETMDINTTVPNVYLVTVPWDWRLTIQLILAIVGITGNSTVIHIYLHTHTLTTCATNRFIAALAVADIITSICIIPIPTLSYVPANIGGHFYCKVVHSSFLFWISVVASIFSLTVLALERFVAIAQPVRYKILFSERMTRFIIIMIWMFAFTLNIFIPFTFHLDEVTGACFVDFVSVTFQMFIGVLAFILEYLVPLILMLVANIRSIQLLKMQALVFNTECNQKSADMHLLRARQQIIYMLLAVIITFIVCWSPSQFAFLTFTLGLVPHEYIHGNLNRIVVVLAFANSCLNPVLYALTNKNFRRAIKQHLFRYSKHADEAINGLFDTPLETGELVGSKTSTGGTNLSTNSISASTSTTTKHYDNAIITNNI is encoded by the coding sequence ATGGCGTCTCTAATCCTCAACGAGACAATGGACATTAACACAACGGTTCCAAATGTTTATTTGGTAACAGTGCCATGGGACTGGCGCCTAACCATCCAACTTATCCTTGCTATTGTCGGCATCACAGGAAACTCCACTGTGATACATATATATCTTCACACCCATACACTGACGACGTGCGCAACGAATAGATTCATCGCAGCTTTAGCAGTTGCTGATATCATTACATCAATATGCATAATTCCGATTCCGACTCTGTCCTATGTTCCTGCCAACATCGGAGGTCACTTCTACTGCAAAGTGGTACATTCATCGTTTCTGTTCTGGATATCTGTCGTCGCGTCGATTTTTAGCCTGACCGTTCTTGCATTAGAGCGTTTTGTTGCCATAGCTCAACCAGTACGATACAAAATACTCTTTTCGGAGAGGATGACAAGATTCATCATAATAATGATCTGGATGTTCGCTTTTACCTTAAACATCTTTATACCTTTCACTTTTCATCTTGATGAAGTTACAGGAGCCTGTTTTGTTGATTTTGTCAGCGTaacatttcaaatgtttattGGCGTTTTGGCATTCATTTTAGAGTATCTGGTACCTCTTATTTTGATGCTTGTAGCAAACATTCGATCGATACAACTTCTAAAGATGCAAGCCCTGGTTTTCAACACAGAGTGCAATCAAAAGAGCGCAGATATGCACTTACTTCGAGCACGACAACAAATCATTTACATGTTACTAGCTGTGATAATCACTTTCATTGTGTGTTGGTCTCCGAGTCAATTTGCATTTCTGACCTTTACTCTCGGCCTAGTGCCACATGAATATATACACGGCAATCTAAACAGAATAGTTGTGGTATTAGCCTTTGCAAATTCTTGCCTCAACCCTGTCTTGTACGCCCTGACCAATAAAAACTTCAGGCGAGCTATCAAGCAACATTTGTTTCGCTACTCGAAACACGCCGACGAAGCAATAAATGGTCTCTTTGATACTCCGCTTGAAACTGGTGAGCTTGTAGGCTCAAAAACGAGCACAGGTGGCACAAATTTATCCACAAATAGTATTTCTGCATCGACTTCGACAACCACGAAACACTATGATAACGCAATTATTACTAATAACATTTGA
- the LOC140160193 gene encoding galanin receptor 2a-like, producing MASLHLNETVDKNTTLPNIYLVPVPWDWRLFIQLILAIVGIIGNSIVIHVYLHTRTLTMSATNRFIAALAVADIISSICIIPIPTLSYVPDNFGGRFYCKVVQFSFLLWISIIASIFTLTFLAIERFVAIANIRSIQLLKVQAQMFTTKSNKKPANLALLEARQRVIYMLLSVIISFIICWSPDQFAFLAFNLGLVPFEYVYSNLYSAFVILAFANSCLNPVLYALTNKNFRQAIQQHLFCCSIRAEEPVIVLFDTLDEPGELSGSHTEGRKLSVVKSMPPSTSVSTNHFDVAITNNI from the exons ATGGCATCTCTACACCTCAACGAGACTGTGGACAAAAACACAACACTTCCCAATATATATTTAGTACCAGTGCCATGGGACTGGCGGCTATTCATCCAACTTATCCTTGCCATCGTCGGTATCATAGGAAACTCTATTGTGATACATGTGTATCTTCACACCCGCACACTGACGATGAGTGCTACGAATAGATTCATCGCAGCTTTAGCAGTTGCTGATATCATTTCATCAATATGCATTATTCCAATTCCGACTCTGTCCTATGTTCCTGACAACTTCGGAGGTCGCTTCTACTGCAAAGTGGTACAGTTTTCATTTCTGTTGTGGATATCCATTATCGCATCGATTTTTACCCTTACCTTTCTCGCAATAGAGCGATTCGTTGCTATAG CAAACATTCGATCCATCCAACTTTTAAAAGTGCAAGCCCAGATGTTTACTACAAAGTCAAATAAAAAACCGGCAAATCTTGCCCTACTTGAAGCTCGACAACGTGTCATCTACATGTTACTATCTGTAATAATTAGTTTCATCATCTGTTGGTCTCCGGATCAATTTGCCTTTCTTGCATTTAATCTCGGCCTAGTGCCATTTGAATACGTGTACAGCAATCTGTACAGCGCATTTGTGATATTGGCTTTTGCAAATTCTTGCCTCAACCCCGTCTTGTATGCCCTAACTAATAAGAATTTCAGGCAAGCTATCCAACAACATTTGTTCTGCTGCTCGATACGTGCCGAGGAGCCAGTGATTGTTCTTTTTGATACCTTGGATGAACCTGGCGAACTTTCCGGATCACATACTGAGGGGAGAAAGTTGTCTGTAGTTAAGAGTATGCCTCCATCGACTTCAGTGTCCACGAATCACTTTGATGTCGCAATTACTAACAACATTTGA